The following proteins are encoded in a genomic region of Arachis stenosperma cultivar V10309 chromosome 4, arast.V10309.gnm1.PFL2, whole genome shotgun sequence:
- the LOC130974210 gene encoding receptor-like protein kinase FERONIA, with amino-acid sequence MTTTRRRVGLRTTSTTDLFLLFTCLPFFVIIIAADQIYNPTDVYSISCGSSNNFTFDGRNWTSDINTKLLLETKNKTTSSSSVAVNALIPNIIQGPYTSARVSYSQFTYSFPVATPGQKFIRLFFNPTSYQNFDPTKAYFSVKSGDYTLLKDFNASLYADADDDQASDTFFREYSVYVQDGDHTLNLSFIPSTPINATTYYAFINGIEVVSMPPYLYHTNPNNDDNKALRLLGSTTPYRLENNSALETKYRFNVGDRIISPSGDTGMLRSWVVDEDYKTSPGEVASEFGEITKLNFSLIPNYTAPDLVYRTLRHMMRENATVNWSFNLTWELPVDSGFTYMLRLHFCELDPVIQIPGDRVFYIYIQDQMADDHADVLMWTNGQRGVPIVKDYAVIVPSDNQKNANISLKMHPSPRTGYVDAVLNGLELFKINDSYGNLAGPNPDPPSKAPSGKPEVFSSKNNTPTAAVAGAVSGAVLLLVIVVSVFFLMKRWRRKSGEGDYYNSSKHKSEGSSQLPTNLCRHFSTEEIRTATNNFDELFVIGAGGFGNVYKGYIDDGATPVAIKRLKPGSQQGVNEFLNEIEMLSQLRHLHLVSLIGYCCERNEMILVYDFMTRGTLRDHLYNTSDNPSLSWKQRLEICIGAARGLHYLHTGAKHMIIHRDVKSTNILLDERWVAKVSDFGLSRVGPTGTTATHVSTLVKGSVGYLDPEYYKRQRLTEKSDVYSFGVVLLEVLCGRAPLLRNVEKEQVSLVDWARRCYDAGSLGKIVDPKLKREISSECLKKFGDLAMSCLHDDGTQRPSMNDVVGVLEFVLQLQENSSIGGGSSEVFSSSSISDGGHAWDNNSKNSGVSMTTTTTITSTESSRETQWLMSENVFSEIGNPKGR; translated from the coding sequence ATGACCACCACACGGCGGCGGGTTGGTTTaaggaccaccagcaccactgaTCTCTTCCTCCTTTTTACATGCCTCCCTTTTTTCGTTATCATCATAGCAGCAGACCAAATTTACAACCCTACTGATGTGTATAGCATCAGTTGTGGCTCCTCCAACAACTTCACCTTCGATGGTCGCAACTGGACTTCAGACATCAACACCAAACTCTTGCTAGAAACCAAAAACAAGACAACATCATCATCGTCGGTTGCTGTTAACGCACTCATACCAAACATCATTCAGGGCCCTTACACCTCAGCGCGTGTCTCTTATTCCCAGTTCACATACTCATTCCCTGTCGCCACCCCAGGCCAAAAGTTCATCCGCCTCTTCTTCAACCCAACTTCCTACCAAAACTTTGACCCTACCAAAGCCTACTTCTCAGTCAAATCAGGTGATTACACACTCCTCAAAGACTTCAATGCCTCCCTCTACGCTGATGCTGATGATGACCAAGCTTCCGATACCTTCTTCAGAGAGTACTCCGTCTATGTCCAAGACGGTGATCACACACTCAACCTGAGCTTCATTCCAAGCACACCTATCAACGCCACTACATACTATGCTTTCATCAACGGAATCGAAGTGGTTTCAATGCCGCCTTATCTCTACCACACTAACCCTAACAATGACGACAACAAAGCGTTGCGGCTTCTTGGGTCCACAACCCCGTACCGCCTAGAGAACAACTCAGCACTTGAGACCAAGTACCGGTTCAACGTCGGAGATAGGATAATATCACCTTCCGGTGACACTGGCATGTTGAGGTCATGGGTGGTAGATGAAGACTACAAAACTTCGCCAGGCGAAGTTGCCTCTGAATTCGGGGAAATTACAAAGCTCAACTTCAGCTTGATCCCTAATTACACAGCACCCGACCTTGTCTACCGAACTCTACGGCACATGATGAGGGAAAACGCCACAGTCAACTGGAGCTTCAATCTCACATGGGAGCTTCCAGTTGATTCTGGCTTCACCTACATGCTCAGGCTTCACTTCTGTGAGCTTGATCCCGTGATTCAAATCCCCGGTGACAGGGTATTCTACATCTATATACAGGATCAGATGGCTGATGATCACGCTGATGTTCTCATGTGGACTAATGGACAAAGAGGTGTGCCTATTGTCAAAGATTATGCAGTCATTGTTCCTTCAGATAATCAGAAAAACGCCAATATCTCACTGAAAATGCATCCTAGTCCACGCACTGGTTACGTTGATGCAGTTCTTAACGGACTCGAACTCTTCAAAATCAACGACTCGTACGGTAACCTCGCCGGACCTAACCCTGATCCACCTTCCAAAGCACCTTCCGGCAAACCAGAGGTTTTCAGCAGCAAGAATAATACCCCTACTGCAGCTGTGGCAGGTGCAGTTTCAGGTGCTGTTTTGCTGTTAGTTATAGTCGTTTCGGTTTTCTTCCTCATGAAACGCTGGAGGAGGAAAAGCGGCGAGGGTGATTATTACAATAGTTCGAAGCACAAATCAGAGGGATCTTCTCAGCTTCCCACGAATCTCTGCCGCCACTTCTCGACTGAAGAAATCAGAACCGCCACCAACAACTTCGACGAACTCTTCGTGATCGGTGCCGGAGGGTTCGGGAACGTGTACAAAGGGTACATCGACGACGGTGCAACACCCGTGGCCATCAAGAGGCTCAAACCTGGTTCTCAGCAAGGTGTAAACGAGTTCCTCAACGAGATCGAGATGCTCTCTCAGCTTCGCCATCTTCACCTGGTGTCCCTCATTGGCTACTGCTGCGAGAGAAACGAGATGATCCTGGTCTACGATTTCATGACACGTGGCACCTTGCGGGATCATCTGTACAACACCAGCGATAATCCTTCGCTTTCTTGGAAGCAGAGACTTGAGATATGCATAGGAGCTGCGCGTGGGTTGCATTACCTCCATACAGGCGCGAAGCACATGATCATTCACCGCGACGTCAAGAGTACTAACATCTTGTTGGATGAGAGGTGGGTTGCCAAGGTTTCCGATTTCGGGTTATCGAGAGTTGGTCCTACGGGTACAACCGCAACACACGTCAGCACGCTAGTCAAAGGGAGTGTGGGGTATTTAGACCCCGAGTATTATAAACGACAGCGTTTGACAGAGAAGTCTGACGTGTACTCTTTTGGCGTGGTGCTGTTAGAGGTGCTGTGTGGGAGGGCGCCGTTGCTGCGTAACGTGGAGAAGGAACAGGTGTCGCTTGTTGATTGGGCGAGGCGGTGCTATGATGCGGGCAGCCTTGGTAAGATTGTGGACCCTAAATTGAAGCGTGAGATTTCATCTGAGTGCTTGAAAAAGTTTGGTGATCTTGCCATGAGTTGTTTGCATGATGATGGGACTCAAAGGCCTTCAATGAACGACGTCGTTGGGGTGCTTGAGTTTGTTCTGCAGCTTCAAGAGAATTCATCCATTGGAGGTGGGAGTTCTGAGGTGTTTAGTAGTAGCAGCATAAGTGATGGAGGTCATGCTTGGGATAATAATAGTAAGAATAGTGGAGTGAGCATGACAACAACTACCACAATTACTAGCACTGAGAGTAGTAGGGAAACACAATGGTTAATGTCTGAGAATGTTTTCTCTGAGATTGGGAACCCTAAAGGACGGTGA